From Apium graveolens cultivar Ventura chromosome 9, ASM990537v1, whole genome shotgun sequence, the proteins below share one genomic window:
- the LOC141682895 gene encoding putative WRKY transcription factor 43, with amino-acid sequence MDDTHSVLYLGSSAGKPSSTMQSPHHGSISNNISSSNNFFINSSNGFSEGEIFHGSASSEIQGGNGGGMNFTGTNDRNDEVNVDAKQKNKNKKQRFAFQTRSQVDILDDGYRWRKYGQKAVKNNAYPRNYYKCTHQGCNVKKQVQRLDKDETVVVTTYEGVHTHSIAKPSDNFQQILSEMKIFPPC; translated from the exons ATGGATGATACTCATTCTGTGCTTTATCTTGGTTCATCAGCCGGGAAACCGTCGTCGACAATGCAGAGTCCTCATCATGGCTCCATAAGTAATAATATTTCTAGCAGCAACAATTTTTTTATCAACTCTTCTAATGGATTTTCTGAGGGAGAGATATTTCATGGCTCCGCATCATCAGAAATTCAAGGTGGTAATGGTGGTGGAATGAACTTCACGGGGACAAATGATCGGAACGATGAAGTGAACGTAGATGCTAAGCAGAAGAACAAGAATAAGAAGCAGAGATTTGCTTTTCAAACGAGGAGCCAGGTTGATATTCTTGATGATGGTTATAGATGGAGGAAATATGGCCAAAAGGCTGTCAAAAATAACGCATATCCAAG AAACTACTACAAGTGTACACATCAAGGATGCAATGTGAAGAAGCAAGTCCAACGCCTGGACAAGGATGAAACAGTTGTGGTGACTACTTATGAAGGGGTGCACACACACTCTATTGCGAAGCCCTCTGACAATTTTCAACAGATATTGAGTGAGATGAAGATTTTCCCTCCCTGTTAA
- the LOC141683912 gene encoding uncharacterized protein LOC141683912, translating to MATPTKKVLLTSNGDEISQNIAFHLAKQGCWLVLLGDETSLKKTAEKITSSLNGVVKVEVVGLDMEDENELTFDLAVDQASKILGGLDSFVSCYSYEGKMQDPLQLAGDEFKKIVKINYMSAWYLFKAVGKRLRDQKTGGSVVFVTSLIGAERGLYPGAAAYGSALAGVNQLVRTAALEVGKHQIRVNSIARGLHLDDEFPVSVGKERAEKMVADAAPLNRWLDVKDDLASTVIYLISDGARYMTGTTIFVDGAQSLARPRMRSFM from the exons ATGGCAACTCCAACAAAGAAAGTGCTGCTCACATCAAACGGCGACGAGATCTCTCAAAACATTGCCTTCCATTTGGCCAAACAGGGTTGTTG GTTGGTATTGTTGGGTGATGAGACTTCTTTAAAGAAGACTGCTGAGAAGATAACTAGTAGTTTAAACGGTGTCGTAAAGGTTGAAGTGGTGGGATTGGATATGGAAGATGAAAATGAATTGACTTTTGATCTGGCTGTTGACCAAGCTTCCAAGATTTTGGGTGGTCTAGATTCATTTGTTAGCTGTTATTCATATGAAG GAAAGATGCAAGATCCTCTGCAGCTAGCAGGAGATGAATTTAAAAAGATCGTTAAGATAAATTACATGTCTGCATGGTACCTGTTTAAAGCTGTTGGGAAGCGACTTCGGGATCAGAAAACAGGTGGTTCTGTTGTGTTTGTAACCTCATTAATAGGTGCTGAGAGAGGATTATACCCTGGAGCTGCTGCATATGGTTCTGCTTTGGCAGGAGTGAATCAATTAGTTAGG ACAGCTGCACTGGAGGTTGGGAAACACCAGATCAGGGTTAACAGTATTGCACGTGGGTTACATTTAGACGATGAGTTTCCTGTCTCAGTTGGAAAGGAGAGGGCTGAAAAGATGGTGGCAGATGCTGCACCGCTAAACAGGTGGCTTGATGTTAAAGATGATCTCGCCTCAACTGTCATCTATTTAATAAGTGATGGTGCACGCTACATGACTGGCACAACCATTTTTGTTGATGGTGCACAGTCTCTGGCAAGGCCTAGAATGCGATCATTCATGTGA